Within Armatimonadota bacterium, the genomic segment GGCACGACGGGATCCTGGAGATCACCATTCCGGTGAGCCAGGAGGCCTTGCCCAAGAAGATTCCGGTCGAGGTCGAGATGGTCCGGGCCTGACCGGGAGCAGGATCTCGGGAGTGCGGCGGCGGCCCCGGCCGGCGCACTCCCGGACGCCCCGGACCAGGCCCGGGCACTCGGCTGGGCGACACTGACGAAAGGAGGTGGTGGACCATGCTCGCGGATGCGGGTCTGGTGGTCCTCCGCGGCGTGACCGGCCTCCTGTTCGTCGGCCACGGGCTCCAGAAGCTGGCGGGCTGGTTCGGCGGGCACGGGCTCGCCGGAACGGGCCGGTGGATGGAGTCCGTCGGGTTGCGGCCCGGACGCCTGTGGGCGGCGGTGGCGGGGGCGGCAGAGACCCTGGGTGGTCTGCTGCTCGCCCTGGGAGCGGCGACCCCTGTGGCAGGGGCGCTGTTGACCGCCGTCATGGCCACCGCCATCGTGCGGGTGCACTGGGATCACGGCCTGTGGGTGCAGGCCGGAGGCGCTGAGCACGCGCTGGTGAACATGGCGGTGGCCATGGCCCTGGCCCTGACCGGAGCGGGTCGGTGCTCGGTGGACGCCGTGTGGGGCCTGTCCCTGCCGGCGGTGCCGCTGGTCCTCGCCGGTCTGGCCGCAGGGCTCGTGGTCGGCGTGGGGACGCCGGTCGCGACGCGGGCTCTCCGGCCGGCTGCCGGCCAGGCGGCGTAAAAGGGGCCCTTCTCAGGTGCCGTGTCGTCCCCCCGACGGCGCCACGCCTGGCTGGCGCCGGTCGTTTTTTTCACGCCGTCACGTCCGTGCGGGACCCTTCGGCACCGGCACGCTGCTGTGGGTGTGGTGTGACGTGCGAGGGTCTCCCGCGCGACCACGCCCTGTGCGCCCGGGGGAAAACACAGTGGGGGGACGGGGCCAGAGCCGGCCGCCCCGCGGATCGTGCCTAGGACTTGGCGCGTGCCTCCTTGGGCAGCACGCTGAATGCCAGCCAGGCGCTCAGGACCAGCGCGATCAGCCCGCCCACGACCGAGGTCCAGGTGACGTGGGCCACCTCCCCCAGCTTGTAGACGTAGGGGAAGGCAATGAACCAGATGCCGACCAGGCCGTTGACGTACTGGATCCAGGTCTGGCGGCGGGCCGACTCGCTGAGGGCCGCCCAGCCGGCGAGGATCAGGAGGATAGCACCGCCGAGGATGCTCAGCCACATCGGCGTGGTGCGATCAGAGAACCGCAGGACGAACGGTGCCAGGATGAACCACAGCCCGACGACTGCGTTCACCACGTTCGCCCACACCATGTGACCTCACCTCCTTTCGTCTCGCCGGGGGACGGGCCGGCTCTGGCCCTCCGTATTCACAATGTGCCGGATTTCCAGCAAGGTCAAGAGGTACGGGTGTTCGCGCGGGACGTGGTGGTCCTACGGGATGGCGGCGGCAAGCCCGGAAGCCAGCAGGGCGTAGGCGGCGGTGAGGAAGATGCCGGCAACCAGCTCATCGCGGGC encodes:
- a CDS encoding DoxX family protein, which gives rise to MLADAGLVVLRGVTGLLFVGHGLQKLAGWFGGHGLAGTGRWMESVGLRPGRLWAAVAGAAETLGGLLLALGAATPVAGALLTAVMATAIVRVHWDHGLWVQAGGAEHALVNMAVAMALALTGAGRCSVDAVWGLSLPAVPLVLAGLAAGLVVGVGTPVATRALRPAAGQAA
- a CDS encoding SPW repeat protein — translated: MVWANVVNAVVGLWFILAPFVLRFSDRTTPMWLSILGGAILLILAGWAALSESARRQTWIQYVNGLVGIWFIAFPYVYKLGEVAHVTWTSVVGGLIALVLSAWLAFSVLPKEARAKS